A region from the Stygiolobus caldivivus genome encodes:
- a CDS encoding amino acid permease, translating to MSRPFLRESSGLVKNATLKDLVMLNVANMGAGLAVFEGISPYIQPGSVLWLTSLLTFLLTLPLVFTYTNLLMRMPRTGGDYVWISRKLNGKVGAVMGVAFAFNMPPYFALSAFFSVSAINLVLYEIGVLNRQPSLVYLSNNVFVNPYGTVTLTQDLLIYALGATAFIIIILINILRPKWGFTLTTVLGFFSVFTLVLAIAVVGLSAGSIRSQLPVFVKEFDLSPTSTSPWSFSWGSTLYMIPFFLSFAYIWLYAGPAVASEAKEGSLKWNLYLGSLITLLTITVPFLEMYVEVGCPTNTAYYPTFTYNFWSLAIFLSHSPILEWVLGLGLIAWNFFVMAFGVVVFARYVFAFAFDRLFPSIFAKLNKFASPVYAHLLDLATTLVFLSLPIISVSGATALYSYTPLALAYLILVSLAGVKVGLQEKSYPLLIGSALSTIIMALMEAEILDPYNNYGFSVVGTSGVNWIATGYILSLVGLGLVTYTLAKVIRKREGIDVDLVYKEIPPE from the coding sequence ATGTCTAGGCCTTTCCTGCGAGAGTCTTCAGGGTTAGTGAAAAACGCTACACTGAAGGACTTGGTTATGTTAAACGTAGCAAATATGGGCGCAGGGTTAGCCGTATTCGAAGGTATCTCTCCTTATATCCAACCTGGTTCTGTCCTCTGGCTAACTTCTCTCCTTACTTTCCTGTTGACCCTCCCCTTAGTATTCACATACACTAACTTACTAATGAGGATGCCTAGGACGGGAGGAGACTATGTTTGGATATCTAGAAAATTAAACGGTAAGGTAGGGGCTGTGATGGGAGTCGCCTTTGCTTTTAATATGCCACCTTATTTTGCACTATCAGCGTTCTTTTCGGTCTCAGCTATAAACCTAGTGCTATACGAGATTGGGGTACTTAACCGCCAACCAAGCTTAGTCTACCTATCGAATAACGTCTTTGTAAACCCGTACGGTACGGTCACCTTAACGCAAGACCTACTGATCTATGCTTTAGGTGCTACCGCGTTCATAATTATCATCCTAATAAATATCTTGAGACCTAAATGGGGCTTCACCTTGACAACGGTACTAGGCTTTTTCTCAGTCTTTACATTAGTACTCGCTATTGCTGTAGTGGGGCTCAGTGCAGGCTCTATCAGGTCTCAACTTCCGGTCTTTGTTAAAGAGTTTGACCTATCGCCTACTTCAACGTCCCCTTGGAGTTTCAGTTGGGGGTCAACACTTTATATGATACCTTTCTTCTTGTCCTTCGCTTACATTTGGCTCTATGCGGGACCTGCTGTAGCGTCTGAAGCAAAGGAAGGCTCTTTGAAGTGGAACTTGTACCTAGGGAGTTTAATTACACTGCTTACAATAACCGTCCCGTTTTTGGAAATGTACGTAGAAGTAGGGTGCCCAACTAATACAGCCTATTATCCCACCTTTACGTACAATTTCTGGAGCTTAGCGATATTCCTCTCCCACAGCCCTATACTGGAGTGGGTACTGGGACTGGGGCTCATAGCATGGAACTTCTTTGTTATGGCTTTCGGTGTAGTAGTATTTGCTAGATACGTGTTCGCCTTTGCCTTTGACAGGCTGTTTCCATCAATATTTGCTAAGCTTAATAAATTCGCCTCACCGGTATATGCCCACCTATTGGACTTAGCTACTACTCTAGTCTTCCTCAGCCTCCCCATCATCTCGGTGAGTGGGGCTACCGCCCTATACTCTTATACTCCGCTGGCCTTAGCCTATTTGATCCTCGTGTCGTTAGCTGGAGTTAAGGTGGGCCTTCAAGAGAAGAGTTACCCCCTACTTATTGGTTCGGCACTCTCTACCATTATAATGGCCTTAATGGAAGCTGAGATCCTTGACCCCTATAATAACTACGGCTTTAGTGTAGTCGGGACTAGTGGGGTAAACTGGATAGCAACGGGATATATCTTGTCTCTGGTCGGCCTCGGGTTGGTAACATATACTCTAGCTAAGGTCATAAGAAAAAGAGAAGGTATAGACGTAGATTTGGTCTACAAAGAAATACCCCCCGAGTAG
- a CDS encoding helix-turn-helix domain-containing protein, which produces MLSAGTSISLPYFEYSISMNMGESISKFLTYFISLSYIVALQFVIPIFVIPILGILLISIFFLKKHKSAKEEVELVSEKLDNRDLMILEAIKRGYKTLTEISTFTGLPKSTTYRRLRKLTALGYLNEDRGYGKVFYQFNVKAKKTKLSKKKITEGIVEGEDKGKSKKSNL; this is translated from the coding sequence ATGCTAAGTGCTGGAACTTCTATTTCACTTCCTTACTTTGAATATTCTATTAGTATGAATATGGGAGAGAGTATATCGAAATTTCTCACTTATTTTATTAGCCTCAGTTATATAGTGGCGCTTCAATTTGTTATCCCTATATTTGTTATCCCTATATTAGGGATTTTACTAATATCGATTTTTTTCCTAAAGAAGCATAAAAGTGCAAAAGAAGAAGTAGAATTAGTCAGCGAAAAATTAGATAATAGAGACCTTATGATACTGGAAGCAATCAAAAGAGGGTATAAGACCTTGACCGAGATTTCTACTTTTACTGGGTTACCTAAATCCACTACCTATAGGAGGTTAAGGAAACTTACTGCACTAGGTTATCTTAATGAAGACAGAGGATACGGAAAAGTGTTCTACCAATTCAACGTCAAGGCGAAAAAAACTAAGCTAAGTAAAAAGAAAATTACTGAAGGTATAGTAGAGGGTGAGGATAAAGGGAAGTCAAAGAAAAGCAACCTTTGA
- a CDS encoding archaellin/type IV pilin N-terminal domain-containing protein, whose product MAHIHKKIGKKTKKGLSNIVGSLLLIVLTIVAALLIGHFVFGLFSANSHNAGISISDASVIIPAGEYTTNGASVTITITDSGNDPLVLQYVTLVANGNSYTLFGGGKTYIKPVSTVYQKVGNGYLIEPGQSLTLQGVISSANGPALLQTGQTVVFQVSGVDNVTAQSLSQQMSVVIQD is encoded by the coding sequence ATGGCTCATATACATAAAAAAATTGGTAAAAAGACAAAAAAAGGTCTATCTAATATAGTTGGATCTCTACTATTAATAGTATTAACAATAGTAGCAGCACTTCTGATAGGCCACTTCGTATTTGGACTATTCTCTGCGAACAGTCATAACGCAGGAATATCAATAAGTGATGCCTCCGTGATAATCCCCGCCGGAGAGTACACTACAAATGGGGCAAGTGTTACCATAACTATAACTGACAGCGGAAACGACCCCTTAGTACTACAATATGTAACTCTAGTAGCCAATGGTAATTCATACACGCTGTTTGGCGGTGGCAAAACTTACATAAAGCCAGTGTCTACTGTATACCAAAAAGTTGGTAACGGATACCTAATTGAACCAGGCCAGTCGCTGACATTACAAGGTGTGATAAGCTCAGCTAACGGACCGGCTCTACTACAAACAGGGCAGACGGTAGTCTTCCAGGTCTCAGGAGTAGACAACGTAACAGCCCAGTCGTTAAGCCAGCAGATGAGCGTAGTGATACAAGACTGA
- a CDS encoding archaellin/type IV pilin N-terminal domain-containing protein, which translates to MVQREGRGLSNILGSLLLILIVFLAWAFLYQYGLNYIHILSSSPDISVRAVVILMNYQTVKNPGTVMLELYISDDAYTPFILQHVYLTSNGIEKDLSSNTFYTAIVPYSQLSHYEVTLPISIRQAYTQMVYTFAPNFQVNQYSDWVNQGNYTIVTVQGQLGPSVIQIQTSAQVVSA; encoded by the coding sequence ATGGTTCAAAGGGAGGGGAGGGGGCTTAGCAATATATTAGGCTCCCTCCTCCTGATTTTAATCGTTTTTTTAGCCTGGGCTTTCCTCTACCAATACGGCTTAAATTACATTCACATCCTTTCCTCTTCCCCTGACATTTCGGTCAGGGCTGTGGTGATATTGATGAACTACCAGACTGTTAAAAACCCCGGAACAGTTATGTTAGAGCTCTACATTTCAGACGACGCTTACACACCTTTTATCCTGCAACATGTCTACCTGACCAGCAACGGGATTGAAAAAGACTTGAGCAGTAACACGTTTTACACCGCAATAGTCCCGTATTCGCAGTTAAGCCATTATGAAGTGACCTTACCGATCTCCATAAGGCAGGCTTACACCCAGATGGTATACACATTTGCACCAAACTTCCAAGTAAACCAGTACTCGGACTGGGTCAACCAAGGTAATTACACCATAGTCACAGTTCAGGGACAGCTAGGTCCCTCCGTGATACAAATCCAGACTTCCGCACAGGTGGTGAGCGCATGA
- a CDS encoding type II/IV secretion system ATPase subunit: MSEQSLIKILKPEVKGTVLFEKELKWRYEEKGVSYPRAFVVKDESGDLYYQVDEPELDDKQIKTVDKLKKTLYYIVKPSSNEDEMIQQILMHPDVKGDPNIGYFIYRDVLRYGPLSPLFDDEELEDISYSGSRAGLYGDAVWVFHREFGTWLPTNVHLTKADADYLIQRIVLKSGKSVTLARPIVDGITPEGYRFAVTFGSEVSLPGSTITIRKPLEEVWTLSDLVYKRKTVSPMTAAALWYALENRGVILVVGRTGTGKTTFINALMTILPPSWKIVTVEEVPELKVIFPNWTRLVARKSTTFMEYSDAIEIPLDKLISHTLRIRPDFVSVGEVRTKEEIREFIHSVASGHGGVTSLHAEDYDSLKARFNYSGVDDSFFALVTMVVFINTYPNPEKKGGLRRRVQESGEVLLKGGQAVYKQLSYYNPLKDDWDDSKIPMSERLLQIAQRNGLTQKELEDELKSRVDFLEIVYEKNLSLNQYKEELMRFYEARGII, translated from the coding sequence GTGTCTGAACAGTCCTTAATCAAAATTTTAAAACCCGAAGTTAAAGGAACTGTACTTTTTGAGAAAGAACTGAAGTGGAGGTATGAAGAAAAAGGGGTCTCCTACCCCAGAGCCTTTGTAGTCAAGGACGAGTCTGGAGACCTCTATTACCAAGTCGATGAACCTGAACTAGACGACAAACAGATCAAGACTGTAGACAAGCTTAAGAAGACTCTCTACTATATTGTAAAGCCTTCCTCCAACGAAGACGAAATGATCCAGCAAATACTAATGCACCCAGACGTCAAGGGGGATCCTAACATAGGCTACTTCATATACCGTGACGTCTTACGTTATGGTCCACTGTCCCCGCTGTTTGATGACGAAGAATTAGAGGATATATCGTATTCAGGCTCTAGAGCAGGTCTCTATGGCGACGCCGTATGGGTGTTCCACAGGGAGTTCGGAACCTGGTTACCTACCAACGTACACCTGACTAAGGCGGACGCCGACTACCTAATACAAAGGATCGTCCTAAAGTCCGGTAAGTCGGTGACCCTTGCAAGGCCTATTGTTGACGGTATAACTCCTGAAGGGTACAGGTTTGCAGTTACATTCGGTAGTGAGGTCTCCCTACCCGGGTCGACGATCACTATCAGGAAGCCCCTTGAGGAGGTCTGGACTCTGTCTGACCTTGTGTATAAGCGGAAGACGGTCTCACCTATGACTGCCGCCGCACTGTGGTACGCACTAGAAAACAGGGGCGTTATCTTAGTGGTGGGTAGGACCGGAACTGGTAAGACTACGTTCATCAATGCATTAATGACCATACTCCCACCTTCTTGGAAAATAGTCACTGTCGAGGAAGTACCTGAGCTTAAGGTCATTTTCCCTAACTGGACTAGGTTAGTCGCTAGGAAGTCTACCACCTTCATGGAGTACAGTGATGCTATCGAGATCCCGCTGGACAAGCTGATTTCACATACCTTAAGGATAAGACCGGACTTCGTATCCGTAGGCGAGGTCAGGACTAAGGAGGAAATAAGGGAGTTCATCCACTCGGTCGCTAGCGGTCATGGAGGTGTAACGTCATTACACGCTGAGGACTATGATTCGTTAAAAGCTAGGTTTAACTATTCAGGCGTCGATGACTCGTTCTTCGCCTTAGTCACGATGGTGGTGTTCATAAACACGTACCCTAACCCAGAGAAGAAAGGGGGCCTGAGGAGGAGAGTGCAGGAGTCCGGAGAAGTCCTATTGAAAGGAGGCCAGGCCGTCTACAAGCAGCTTTCGTACTACAACCCGCTGAAGGACGACTGGGATGACTCTAAAATACCCATGAGTGAGAGGTTACTGCAGATAGCCCAGAGGAACGGGTTGACCCAGAAGGAACTTGAAGACGAGTTAAAGTCAAGGGTAGATTTTTTGGAGATTGTGTATGAGAAGAACTTGTCCTTAAACCAGTATAAGGAGGAGTTGATGAGGTTCTATGAGGCTAGGGGAATTATCTAA
- a CDS encoding type II secretion system F family protein produces MRLGELSNKGKKTKKATAPKKGPKKNKGRLEFKVTPINFLFTLVISIVILALTVLSFKFLSIPNLPYLQSMFLGLLAYSVVITVYNYMHRYDDYLEAVIIPLVDKAKVIEDPNNWLSEMIQYAWLGLPLSAILGIVVYMGSGVVLYSASAGAVAVITYFYPWVKTWDYRNSLATQVEKELPVVSIMMWSMAQLGYGVMKMVEELKSNETYSDLKVKGSKKKEKKNKKKRGSLLLFGKRKAPNDGGHEEVKEKVELEYLKAIPREFLKIHRDFVLFNIPPEEAIVREAKDHPSKVFERLLLGAVSISRSGGSLMEFMNRISVEVMLELRRRWENFGKAASNLGELALLFLLIVPLFAIWFSVSSNNPIYGTDSVAFFMVPLVGFALYMYLSLSAPPEDVKIGGDVKKGVIALVVSIIVLVALTIFKVITPTGQLLWVYFEVPVMSFSFFYGYSVYQRIKAKNEADEKLPIFVRSVAELIRSTGDNLYNALRKLEEGDLLSTTLVKVTTFGKLIDDTISRYVSAMVTTGNFNPRTDSWILNTVFRNLMEMDKQGVLRYNIFTRLAEITDSYYDAIMAKKRSLYMFVGAAALAPAIMAGVVVMTVYVLHSISGLVQIPNLNLQSTNGIAIPSGITGLLNFFTAFINVGNDVDQMLPTLELMIAETGVIFGVLYAKAADGTVKNTFRIFQVSIIAVVSIIVMQIALTYVTQVPNLLT; encoded by the coding sequence ATGAGGCTAGGGGAATTATCTAATAAGGGGAAAAAGACTAAAAAAGCTACAGCCCCGAAAAAGGGGCCTAAGAAAAACAAGGGAAGATTGGAGTTTAAAGTTACACCGATAAACTTCCTCTTCACGCTAGTTATAAGTATTGTTATCCTAGCCCTAACAGTTTTGTCTTTTAAGTTCCTGAGTATACCTAACCTACCTTACCTGCAGAGCATGTTCTTAGGGCTCCTAGCTTATTCAGTAGTAATAACTGTTTATAACTACATGCATAGGTATGACGACTACCTAGAGGCAGTTATAATACCTTTAGTAGACAAGGCAAAGGTAATCGAAGACCCGAATAACTGGCTGTCGGAGATGATCCAATACGCGTGGCTGGGGTTACCGCTCTCGGCTATCCTCGGTATAGTAGTGTACATGGGCAGCGGAGTAGTCCTCTACTCAGCCTCAGCAGGTGCTGTAGCAGTAATAACCTATTTTTACCCGTGGGTGAAGACGTGGGACTATAGGAACTCCTTAGCGACTCAGGTAGAAAAAGAGCTCCCTGTAGTCTCTATTATGATGTGGAGCATGGCCCAGTTAGGTTACGGTGTAATGAAGATGGTGGAGGAACTGAAATCAAACGAGACTTATAGTGACCTCAAGGTGAAGGGCAGTAAAAAGAAGGAGAAAAAGAATAAGAAAAAGAGAGGGTCGCTTTTACTTTTCGGCAAGAGAAAGGCCCCTAACGATGGAGGGCATGAGGAAGTCAAAGAGAAGGTAGAACTGGAGTACTTAAAGGCTATACCTAGAGAGTTCCTCAAGATCCACCGCGATTTTGTCTTGTTCAATATCCCGCCTGAAGAGGCTATAGTAAGGGAAGCAAAGGACCACCCGTCTAAGGTGTTTGAGAGGTTGCTTTTGGGTGCAGTGTCTATATCGAGGAGTGGAGGGAGCCTGATGGAGTTTATGAACAGGATATCTGTTGAGGTGATGTTAGAACTTAGGAGGAGATGGGAGAACTTCGGAAAAGCAGCTTCGAACCTCGGCGAACTAGCCTTACTGTTCTTGCTAATAGTCCCCCTCTTTGCCATATGGTTTTCGGTATCGTCCAATAACCCTATCTACGGTACAGACAGTGTAGCGTTTTTCATGGTACCTCTGGTAGGTTTTGCGCTTTACATGTACCTGAGCTTAAGTGCACCACCAGAGGACGTGAAGATAGGTGGGGACGTGAAGAAAGGAGTTATTGCTCTGGTCGTGTCTATAATAGTCCTAGTAGCGTTAACTATTTTCAAGGTGATTACCCCGACCGGCCAGTTATTGTGGGTATACTTTGAAGTGCCGGTAATGTCCTTTTCGTTCTTCTACGGGTATTCGGTATACCAGAGGATAAAGGCCAAGAACGAAGCTGACGAGAAACTACCTATATTCGTGAGGTCTGTGGCTGAACTTATCAGGAGTACTGGCGATAACTTATATAACGCGTTAAGGAAGCTTGAGGAAGGTGATTTGCTCTCTACCACTTTGGTTAAAGTGACTACATTCGGTAAGCTTATAGACGATACCATATCCCGTTATGTGTCCGCGATGGTGACTACCGGTAACTTTAACCCTAGGACTGACTCTTGGATACTCAACACAGTATTTAGGAATTTGATGGAGATGGATAAGCAGGGAGTATTGAGGTATAACATATTCACCAGGTTGGCTGAAATTACTGACTCATATTACGACGCGATCATGGCTAAAAAGAGGAGCCTTTACATGTTCGTGGGAGCGGCTGCACTAGCCCCGGCGATAATGGCGGGTGTAGTAGTTATGACAGTATACGTGTTACACAGTATATCCGGTCTAGTCCAGATACCTAACCTGAACTTACAGAGCACTAACGGGATCGCCATACCTTCGGGGATAACGGGGCTGTTGAACTTTTTCACAGCTTTCATTAATGTAGGAAACGACGTGGATCAGATGCTGCCTACACTGGAGTTGATGATAGCCGAGACCGGTGTAATTTTCGGTGTGTTATATGCTAAAGCTGCAGACGGTACTGTAAAGAACACTTTCAGAATATTCCAAGTGTCAATAATCGCTGTAGTAAGTATTATAGTAATGCAAATAGCCCTTACTTACGTCACTCAGGTACCAAACCTGCTAACTTAA
- a CDS encoding plasma-membrane proton-efflux P-type ATPase: protein MEETNKDNLIKKPVDELEKELSTDYTKGLSEGEAQNRLRKYGPNEIEEKKENPLINLAKKFWNPSAWVLEAAAVLSLILGKYLDFYIIVALIIFNAILSFSEEQRANKALEMLKSRLQVQARVLRDENWKSIPSRLLVPGDIVRLRLGDFVPADVRLIEGQLEVDQSALTGESLTVAKGKGDVVYSGSIIKRGEATGVVILTGKNTYFGKTAQLVSIAKPRLRVQQVISRVVFWMMVIVIVILGISGAVILLRHENPLDFLPLALVLVIGAIPIALPAMFTISLALGSEELSKAGVLVTRLDSIEGASTMNTLASDKTGTLTVNKLSVHNVIPLEGDDKEVITYGALASREEDQDPIDLAFINKAKELGVELQSWKVVEFKPFDPSTRRTESLVEKDGSTFRVTKGAIDALGKLCGLKDIEKIYEKAQSEAKIGCRVLAVAKNDGEKWKLVGLVSLRDPPREDSAELVKELRDLGVKVIMLTGDAQPIAQEIAKEVGIGPNVVKVNEFKENPKIIDQIDGLAEVYPEDKYTVVKLLQQEGRVVGMTGDGVNDAPALRQADVGIAVSNATDVAKAAASVVLTSPGLRNIVDMVKIGRRIYERINIWILSRITRTFQNVVFIALALLLLNKFVISTFGMVLLLFMFDFVTLTMSTDNVPWSKRPASWNIFNLVKVSIILGIVMVVESFMILFLVNSLPTRPLQTSIFLYLLYSNIFNLLNIREKRNFWDSAPSKVMGLTMLADIIAAFALVTFGIPGLVAIPPTLALEILALSLTLNLIVNNFIKIGVEKILKVEW from the coding sequence ATGGAAGAGACTAATAAAGACAATCTTATCAAAAAACCTGTAGACGAGTTAGAAAAAGAACTTTCCACAGACTATACTAAGGGGCTATCAGAAGGAGAGGCACAGAATCGCTTACGTAAATACGGGCCTAACGAGATCGAAGAAAAGAAGGAGAACCCGCTAATTAACCTTGCGAAGAAGTTTTGGAACCCTAGTGCATGGGTCTTAGAAGCTGCCGCAGTGTTATCCCTTATACTAGGCAAGTACCTTGACTTTTACATTATAGTAGCACTAATAATATTTAACGCCATTTTAAGTTTCTCTGAAGAACAGAGGGCTAACAAAGCCCTTGAGATGCTAAAGAGTAGATTACAAGTCCAAGCTAGAGTTCTTAGGGACGAAAACTGGAAAAGTATACCTTCACGCCTTCTAGTCCCAGGTGATATCGTTAGGCTAAGGTTAGGTGACTTCGTCCCAGCGGATGTTAGACTAATAGAGGGCCAACTCGAAGTAGACCAGTCTGCCCTGACCGGGGAGAGCCTTACAGTAGCCAAGGGTAAGGGCGATGTTGTATACTCCGGGAGTATAATAAAGAGAGGTGAAGCTACTGGAGTAGTAATCTTAACAGGGAAAAACACATATTTCGGTAAAACTGCCCAGTTAGTCAGCATAGCGAAACCTCGCCTCAGGGTACAACAGGTGATCTCTAGAGTCGTCTTTTGGATGATGGTGATTGTCATAGTAATCTTGGGCATATCAGGTGCAGTTATCTTACTGAGGCATGAAAACCCTCTAGATTTCTTGCCTCTGGCACTTGTACTGGTTATAGGTGCGATCCCCATAGCTTTACCCGCAATGTTTACTATCAGTTTAGCTTTAGGTAGTGAAGAACTGTCAAAGGCAGGTGTTTTGGTGACTAGGCTTGACTCAATTGAGGGGGCATCCACAATGAACACACTAGCTTCAGATAAGACTGGAACGTTGACTGTAAACAAGCTATCTGTTCATAACGTTATTCCTTTAGAGGGAGACGATAAAGAAGTAATAACATATGGTGCTTTAGCTTCTAGGGAAGAAGACCAAGACCCCATAGACCTTGCATTTATAAACAAAGCTAAAGAATTAGGAGTAGAACTACAGAGCTGGAAAGTAGTAGAGTTTAAGCCTTTTGACCCGTCTACGAGGAGGACTGAAAGCTTGGTTGAAAAAGACGGGTCTACTTTTAGGGTAACTAAAGGCGCTATAGACGCTTTAGGTAAGCTTTGTGGACTAAAGGACATAGAAAAAATATACGAGAAAGCCCAGAGTGAGGCCAAAATAGGTTGTAGGGTACTTGCGGTAGCAAAAAATGACGGAGAGAAGTGGAAATTGGTGGGCCTAGTCTCCCTCAGAGACCCTCCTAGAGAGGACTCAGCTGAGCTCGTAAAAGAGCTAAGAGACCTTGGAGTGAAAGTAATTATGCTCACGGGTGATGCACAGCCTATAGCCCAAGAGATCGCTAAGGAAGTAGGTATAGGCCCTAATGTAGTTAAGGTAAATGAGTTTAAGGAGAACCCCAAGATAATAGACCAGATAGACGGTTTAGCCGAAGTCTATCCAGAGGATAAGTATACAGTAGTAAAGCTCCTCCAGCAGGAGGGGAGAGTAGTAGGTATGACGGGAGACGGAGTAAATGACGCGCCTGCTTTGAGGCAAGCGGACGTTGGGATCGCTGTCAGTAATGCTACCGATGTGGCTAAGGCTGCTGCTTCTGTAGTCCTGACTTCACCTGGGTTGAGAAATATCGTAGATATGGTCAAGATAGGGAGAAGGATATATGAGAGGATTAATATATGGATTTTAAGTAGGATTACGAGGACTTTTCAGAACGTAGTATTTATCGCTCTAGCCTTACTCCTCCTGAATAAGTTTGTGATATCTACATTCGGAATGGTCCTCTTGCTCTTTATGTTCGACTTTGTTACTCTAACAATGTCTACTGATAATGTACCGTGGAGTAAGAGGCCCGCTTCTTGGAATATATTCAACTTGGTTAAAGTGTCAATAATCTTGGGCATAGTAATGGTCGTTGAAAGCTTTATGATCCTATTCTTGGTAAACTCATTACCAACAAGACCATTACAAACCAGTATATTCCTTTACTTATTATATTCGAATATCTTCAACTTACTAAATATAAGGGAGAAAAGGAACTTCTGGGACAGTGCACCTAGCAAGGTAATGGGGCTGACAATGTTGGCGGATATTATAGCAGCTTTTGCTCTGGTCACTTTCGGTATACCCGGGCTGGTCGCAATACCTCCCACCTTAGCCCTAGAAATACTTGCCCTCTCCCTTACCCTCAACTTAATAGTGAACAATTTCATAAAGATCGGTGTTGAGAAGATACTCAAGGTAGAGTGGTAA
- a CDS encoding mechanosensitive ion channel family protein, with protein MNTRLIGLIIFTIVVIGVAASYIVASVLKVSLSIVDVVSAIIIAVAGVAITTVIARVLKQNVGSVTRLIGLIIFTIVVIGVGVAASYIVASVLKVSLSIVDVVNAIIIAVAGVAITTVIARVLKQNVSNVIGKTTGESLSLLVQILGYTVVGVIAITALHVGITSALFGGTVFGLVAGLALQTSLANVFSGLFLIFSRPFEIGDRVTINTWQYGLLAPTYPPKFWSNDFLIPGYTGVITDISLMYTTIVTDENVVMKIPNNIMIQAAVFVHKEDYRLVRTKYEVPKEIDPDELIPELKEKIGELDFVVKEPQVKVLDTTLNTYVIAVDAFCKGTYEEPPRSEIIKVIMRTVKEMQRVKAK; from the coding sequence ATGAATACCAGGTTAATAGGATTAATTATCTTTACGATAGTAGTAATAGGGGTAGCTGCTTCTTACATAGTAGCCTCTGTACTCAAAGTCTCTCTGAGTATAGTAGACGTAGTTAGCGCTATAATAATTGCAGTAGCAGGAGTTGCGATTACTACTGTAATTGCAAGGGTTCTCAAACAGAACGTAGGTAGCGTAACCAGGTTAATAGGATTAATTATCTTTACGATAGTAGTAATAGGGGTAGGGGTAGCTGCTTCTTACATAGTAGCCTCTGTACTCAAAGTCTCTCTGAGTATAGTAGACGTTGTTAACGCTATAATAATTGCAGTAGCAGGAGTTGCGATTACTACTGTAATTGCAAGGGTTCTCAAACAGAACGTAAGTAATGTAATAGGAAAGACTACAGGTGAGAGCCTGAGCTTGTTAGTACAAATTTTAGGGTATACGGTAGTAGGTGTAATAGCTATAACTGCTCTCCATGTCGGGATAACCAGTGCGTTATTCGGTGGGACAGTGTTCGGGCTCGTGGCAGGTCTGGCCTTACAGACATCTCTTGCTAATGTGTTCTCAGGCCTCTTCTTGATATTCAGTAGGCCTTTCGAGATAGGTGATAGGGTCACAATTAATACGTGGCAATACGGCCTTCTAGCCCCTACATACCCGCCTAAGTTCTGGAGTAATGATTTTCTAATACCCGGGTATACCGGAGTAATTACAGACATCAGCTTAATGTACACTACAATAGTCACTGACGAGAACGTGGTCATGAAAATACCTAATAATATCATGATCCAAGCTGCTGTATTTGTGCATAAAGAGGACTATAGGCTAGTCAGGACTAAATATGAAGTGCCTAAGGAGATAGACCCTGACGAGTTAATCCCAGAACTAAAGGAAAAGATCGGGGAATTAGACTTTGTAGTTAAAGAACCGCAGGTTAAAGTCCTTGACACGACGCTTAACACTTATGTGATCGCCGTGGACGCCTTTTGTAAAGGGACATACGAAGAGCCCCCTAGGAGCGAAATAATTAAGGTCATCATGAGGACCGTAAAGGAAATGCAGAGGGTTAAGGCAAAGTAA